DNA sequence from the Rhizobium lusitanum genome:
AAAATTATGCAGCAGATTTGAAGTGCTACAGCGACCTTTGCGCGTCACATGCGACGCGCGGCCCTGTGGCGCGGGCCGGCGTCGGTTGTCGATGGGATCAATGGATCGCCGCCAGCCGGCCTATTTCTTCACCGCGACCAGAAACAGCCGCGGAAACCGCAGCAGGACCTTGCCGTCGGTGAGCGGCGGATAGGCCTTTTCGATGCGCGCGAGATAATCGACCGTGAAGGCGTCGCGATGTTCGGCGCCGGCATGATCGAGATAGGGGCGCAGGCCCGTAGCCTTGACCCATTCGACGATGGCGGCGGCGTTTTCAAGCGCGTGATTGTAGTTGGTGTGCCAGAGGTCGATGCGCGCAGACTTGCCGATCAGCCTGTTGTAATAGACCGACGGCGCGGGCAGGGCATTGCGGCGGACGCTCTTCTTCGCGAAGGTCTCGCTCCAGGGGCCACTTTTTGCGGTTTCTTCCATCATCAGATGGCTGAGTTCGGTCAGGTTATCAGGCATCTGGATGGCGAGCACGCCGCCGGGCTTCAG
Encoded proteins:
- the tam gene encoding trans-aconitate 2-methyltransferase, translated to MAWSAGQYVKFEDERTRPARDLLAQVSLDRIDRAIDLGCGPGNSTELIVERYGAAGVSGLDSDDNMLEAARARMPGTDFVKADLATWQPDEPVDLLFANAVFQWLPNHLDIFDRLMDGLKPGGVLAIQMPDNLTELSHLMMEETAKSGPWSETFAKKSVRRNALPAPSVYYNRLIGKSARIDLWHTNYNHALENAAAIVEWVKATGLRPYLDHAGAEHRDAFTVDYLARIEKAYPPLTDGKVLLRFPRLFLVAVKK